The Paenibacillus beijingensis nucleotide sequence GCTTTATATCAGGATCCCGGAGATGAGGGTTGAGGAGAATAAGCTGGTCGACTTCGACGTTATACCTGTTTGCAATCGCAACAAGCGTATCGCCGTCATTTGCAAGGTAATATTTCAATGGATTCCCCATCCTCTCCTATACTCCTCCGTCATTATTTTTTCCGATTTCGGCCTCGGCCATTAACCGCTCGATAAGCTCGTTTTTCTCGCGAATCTGTGCGGTTGCTGAGGAAAGCATATCGTTTAATTGAAGGAGCTGCATATCTCTAAGCGTCAGCAGGACGCTCCGCTCGGAAATTTGCTGATCACGCGTTGCGATAACGGTATCCCGCAGCGAGATGGCGGTATTTAGCTCCGAAATTTGCTGATCCCGCGTCGCAATGAGCGTGCCGAGCTGCGCAATCTGATAAGCTTGAGCGGCTATCGTGGCGTTTAGCTGGAATATTTGCGCATCTCTGGCGGCGATGACGATATTCCGTTCGGCAATCTGCGAATCTCTGGCGGCGATGATGGTGTTCAGTTCGGAAATTTGCAGCTCCCGGAGAGCGATGATGGTGTTCCGTTCGGCAATTTGCTGCTCCCGGAGGGCAATGACGGTGTTCCGCTCGGCAATTTGCTCATCCCGGGCGGCGATGACGGTGTTCCGCTCGGCAATTTGCTCATCCCGGGCGGCGATGACGGTGTTCAGTTCGGTAATTTGCTGGTCCCGGAGGGCGATGACGGCATCCCGTTCGGTGATTTGCCGCTCCTGTTCGGCAATGACCGCTTCCCGCTCCGCAAGCTGCGCTTTGAGATTTGCGATTTTCTCTTTGCAAGTGCTCATCTTCGATTGCGTGTTATTTGCGTTATTTTGCCGATTGGAGCGTCTTTTTTTGTTTCGGGTGACAGGTGGTATTTTTGGTCCGGGACGTTGTTTTCTTCCCACCTTATCAAGCATCCTTTTTCGTTACTGCATCGAAAGTTGGTCTGTCATTTCATAACAACGAATGGTTTCTTTACTGTATGGATATGAGGCCCGGGGCTAATTCATAACGAATATCGTTGCTGCGCATGTGTATAAATTGTAGTATGCGGATTTTCGAAAAGAGGGGGTATCCCAGGCCGTGATCCAAATGAGGATAGGAAATCAATTGTTTCAACCTGCCAAAACGATTCGCGTTACGGTGTGGAATGAATATGTCAATGAAAAAATAGATCCTCATGTTGCCCGCATCTATCCGAAAGGAATACACTATGCAATAGCGGACGGGCTGCGGCCAAGCGGCTTTCTGATCCGCACCGCTACGCTGGAAGAGGCTGAGCACGGATTGACGGAATCGGTATTACATGATACCGATGTGTTAATTTGGTGGGGTCATCTGGCTCATGACCGGGTCTCGGATGCGGTTGTTGACAGGGTCCAGCAGCGTGTGCTCCAAGGAATGGGGCTGATCGTTCTGCATTCCGGACATGAGTCGAAAATATTCCGGAAACTAATGGGCACAACATGCAGGCTCAATTGGCGGGAGGAAGGAGAGCGGGAACGAATTTGGGTCGTCAATCCCGCCCATCCGATTACGGAAGGAATCGGACCCTACTTTGAACTGCAGCAGGAGGAAATGTACGGTGAATTTTTTGATATTCCCATTCCGGACGGACTGATATTAGTCGGCTGGTTTGAGGGAGGAGAGGTGTTTCGCAGCGGATGCACATTTTATCGCGGGCTGGGGAAAATCTTTTATTTTCAACCCGGGCATGAAACCTATCCCACTTATTATAATAAGGCGGTTCTACGGGTTATCGCCAATGCCGTGAGATGGGCCGCATCACCGCACGGTGCCCAGCCGACTTTTGGACAGAGAGCTCCTCTCGAAAACATTGGGCAATAATAGGTTAAACGGGAAAGCTGCATGATTGCAAAAATCACTAAGGCGGCTTTTTCGCTTTAGTGATTTTTCACTTTGAGAGGAGTTATTAAAGAGCTTTTATTCTTGAGATCCACTTGCGGGAACGTCGTCTGGTTTCGCTGGCTGCACGGCTGATTTATTTTATTTACAAACCGATGGTCGGTTTGTATAATGTAAATAGATAAAATTGGAAACCTTTCATGGAAGGCAGTGATGAAGATGATGAGCTTGTACTTGTTTCTGCATCTGCTTGGGGCCGTCCTTCTTGTCGGGAACATCATAACGGCCGCTTTTTGGAAAATAAGGGCGGATATGAAAGGGGATTTGGCTGTTATTCACAGTGCGGCAAAGAACGTGATGCTGGCTGACTTTCTGTTCACGATTCCCGGAATTATCCTGATCATCGTGACCGGCAACCTGATGGCGATAGAAGCCGGATATTCGTTGTCCGGATTTAGTTGGGTCACGCTTTCACAGGCATTGTTTATTTTGACCGGTGTGATCTGGGTCGTGTTGCTGCTGCCGCTCCAGCGCAGCATGATTCGCCACAGCGCCAAAGCGCTGGAAACGGGAGCTCTGCACGGTGCCTACCGGAAAGCGAGCCTGATCTGGGCCATCTTCGGCACAGTGGCGACGCTGCTGCCGGTCGTCATTTTGTACCTCATGATTCATAAGCCGGTTTGATTTAAGGAGGGATCTCGATCGGTTTCAGTTTCTGCATTTTTAAATTCGTTACGGATTGCCCGATCGTACATGAGGCGCTTGCCTTATGTACGATTTTTTTCCATATAGAAATAAAGGTAATGAAATGATAACAAATCCGCAATAATACGTCATCACAGATGATCCGCTCATTACGCTATTCTAGAAGTGAAGTTAGTGACAGAGGAGGGGTTCGCATGAAAGTCAGGCTATCATTGCTTGCTGTTGCTTTTATGGCATTTTTGCTGTCCGCTTGCGGTAACAACGAAAAGTTGCCGGATCTTTCAGCCAATGACAAAGCCGACGGCGGCGGGGGGGCTGGTACCGACAAGCAGATAAAGCTCGTTTTCTGGAATAATCGGTTTCCCTCAGTGGATTCCAGCGACAAGACCAAGAAAAAGGAAGATTTCTACATCTATCAGGCGATTCAAAGGTTTGAGGACAGCCATCCGGGCGTGACAATTGATGTGCAAGCTTTTCCTGACGATATCTCTCAGGTCACAAAGTTCCGAACGGCGAGCATAGCGGCTAACGGCCCGGATGTGGCCACTCTATGGACCGGTAACTATCTGCTCGGATTGAAAAATTATTTGGAACCAATGAATGACTATTTCAGCGCAGATGAGCTGTCCCGAATTCAGGGATGGGACGCGGTCG carries:
- a CDS encoding ThuA domain-containing protein, whose protein sequence is MRIGNQLFQPAKTIRVTVWNEYVNEKIDPHVARIYPKGIHYAIADGLRPSGFLIRTATLEEAEHGLTESVLHDTDVLIWWGHLAHDRVSDAVVDRVQQRVLQGMGLIVLHSGHESKIFRKLMGTTCRLNWREEGERERIWVVNPAHPITEGIGPYFELQQEEMYGEFFDIPIPDGLILVGWFEGGEVFRSGCTFYRGLGKIFYFQPGHETYPTYYNKAVLRVIANAVRWAASPHGAQPTFGQRAPLENIGQ
- a CDS encoding DUF2269 family protein, which produces MKMMSLYLFLHLLGAVLLVGNIITAAFWKIRADMKGDLAVIHSAAKNVMLADFLFTIPGIILIIVTGNLMAIEAGYSLSGFSWVTLSQALFILTGVIWVVLLLPLQRSMIRHSAKALETGALHGAYRKASLIWAIFGTVATLLPVVILYLMIHKPV